One Drosophila subobscura isolate 14011-0131.10 chromosome U, UCBerk_Dsub_1.0, whole genome shotgun sequence DNA window includes the following coding sequences:
- the LOC117900127 gene encoding zinc finger protein 512B, with protein MKIFICLAALLVASACASKTEGEKVPLEKKLDKRGLLDLGYGYGHAGLDVGYLGHGSIAGHGYGHGYGLTGHSAPAAIAVGHSGPAYSVGHSGPAYSVGHSGPAVAVHHAPAPYVISRQADVHKTITITKGIPVPVHVDRPYPVVHEKRVPVEVKVPVPQPYEVIRKVPVSVKEYVKVPVPVPQPYEVIRHEKYPVHVPVDRPVPVEVPRPYPVPVAKPYPVYVEKAVKVAVPVQVDRPYPVYVKVPVVSHSVVKHAPTVAVSSYPVHGSYPVSSYPASSYGHDSSVYADHSGYHK; from the exons ATGAAAATTTTC ATCTGCCTAGCCGCCCTGCTGGTGGCATCTGCCTGCGCCAGCAAAACCGAAGGCGAGAAGGTGCCTCTCGAGAAGAAACTGGACAAGCGCGGTCTGCTTGACCTGGGATACGGCTACGGCCATGCCGGTCTCGATGTTGGCTATCTGGGACATGGATCCATTGCCGGACATGGCTATGGTCATGGTTATGGACTGACTGGACACTCTGCACCCGCAGCCATTGCCGTGGGACACAGCGGACCCGCCTACTCCGTAGGACACAGCGGCCCCGCCTACTCCGTAGGACACAGCGGGCCCGCTGTTGCCGTCCACCATGCCCCCGCTCCTTACGTGATCAGCAGGCAGGCCGATGTGCACAagaccatcaccatcaccaagGGCATCCCAGTGCCCGTTCATGTTGACAGGCCCTACCCCGTTGTGCACGAGAAGCGCGTGCCCGTCGAAGTTaaggtgccagtgccacagcccTACGAAGTGATCCGTAAGGTGCCCGTGTCCGTCAAGGAGTACGTGAAGGTGCCCGTCCCAGTGCCCCAGCCCTACGAGGTCATCCGCCACGAGAAGTACCCCGTCCATGTGCCCGTCGATCGCCCAGTGCCCGTTGAGGTTCCCAGGCCATACCCCGTGCCAGTGGCCAAGCCCTATCCCGTGTACGTGGAGAAGGCCGTCAAGGTGGCAGTGCCCGTCCAGGTCGACCGCCCCTATCCCGTTTACGTGAAGGTGCCCGTCGTCTCCCACTCCGTGGTGAAGCACGCCCCCACCGTTGCAGTCAGCAGCTATCCCGTGCACGGCAGCTATCCCGTCAGCAGCTACCCAGCGAGCAGCTACGGCCACGACTCCTCCGTCTACGCCGACCATTCCGGCTACCACAAATAA